The genome window TATAAATCTCACTTTATAAGCTTGTTTATTAGCAAAGCTTCTGAGGACAGCGCTGAGGTAGGGCAGGACTGCAGTCAGCTGAACCAAAGTTTCCCAACAAGGAACCAAACCCACTGATGTGAGGAGTTTCAGCCCTTTTGCCTTCCCTGCCTCGCCCTTGTGAAAGCCAAAACAACCCTCGAGAGACAGACTGGACAGAGGAATTCTGCATCCCTGCCAGAATCCTGGGAAGAaagaggagcaggggctgggtttgtgtgagcagggctcacaagggagagaggagccccccaaaagcagcacagcccttccttAGGTGCTGCACCATCCCCACCATGCtcactttaaaacaaacaaaacgACCATATCACTTTCAGGGACTTTCTAACCTTTCCATGCTCTGCCTAGAGGATAAAAGCTGTGCACAAGGggagaaagtttatttttaagacatACTCAGGACTGACCTTCCACCAAAGATGTCAATAGTGTCACATTTGCAGCTTTCCTTCTGCCAGCAGGAAGATTCAAGCCAATTTTATCCAGTTTTTCCCTTAAAGATCTGCCACCATTTTTAGATTTGGCTCTgtaattaaagagaaaaaaaatggcctTATTTATCTTCGGGGAACACTTCTTTTTAAGATGAGAAATTCCAGTTACTGACATTCAATAGGGTTCTACCGGGGTGGGGAGAAGATAAAAAACAGGCTCTATTCAAGTGACCtactttttaaatgctgtgCTTCAAACCAGCCAGGATGAAACACAGCAGgtcaaaatcaaaatatttcaaactgcaCCACTGAAACCAACAGCTGTAGAATGATCACAAGCCAAATGAAGTGTATGCAGAAAAAGGATGTAGGAAATGCCCTTGTAATGATTAATCAGGACCAtgagatttaataaaaaaaatcattccacAGGGTCTTGGGGATCAGAgagagctccatgtgctggttttgagacaaaaccccagccctgagcagagaaTGAGAATTGCTGTCAGAGCTGTGAATAGCACTtctccagaggcagcagaagtgcaaagaagttttatttccaaagccTATTAGGATTCAGCGCCGTCGTAGGGCTGCTCAAAAATCAGGAACTCGCTAAAAggctcagtggctgtgctgatgTGGCTGCTCACACTCAGCAAAACAAGGGGAATGCaaacagcaggcagggaggggagggcatccatccatccgtccatccatccatccgtccatccatccatccatccatccatccatccatccatccatccacccacccaCCCTACCTCCGCAGGACTCCTCCCAGCAGGGAGGCGTTGAGACACTCCGGGGGCGAGAGCCGCCTCTGCACCTCTGCCACGGTCACTTTGTACTTGGAggtggagctgagcagggagagccgCCCTGGCACCGAGCAGAACACCTCGTTGGGGTTGATCACCACCCCAATTAATCCATCCTtctggcagggcaggctcagagCGCTGTTTTTCGTTAGGGAGATGGGACCTGcaagcagaggagggaaagcagggattttatacaggggaaaaataaataggaagTGGCAAAGGAGTTTTCTTGCTATAAAAACAACACGGGGGACAGGATTTTGTTTGGTGTTAAATGCTCACTCCACTGGCTCCTGTTCCCAGcatctctctgcagcacaggggccCAAAAGGCCCCAAAACTATTCCTGACCAGCTGGATTTTGCCACTGCAGTGCAAGGGGCTGCCGAACACAACGAAGAATGCTTTTCAAGGCACACAAACCCCACCACACCTCCGCAGCAGCAGAAAGCCGTGCTCACAGAAACTCGGTACTACAACAGACTCCAAATCAGCATCCTCCAGCTACTGCCAAAACTCTTCCCAAGCCAGGCCAGGGAGAaacctcccagctcctgctgggcttcATCTTCCACCTCGCACACGCAGATTTAAGAAACCGCCTTTGGGATTTAATCCCAACCAATTCCTACCagacagcagcaccacagggaGGGACGCAGCCCAGGGGAGAACCGAAAGTAAGGAGCGGCTCCTCGTTAAGAGCTTCAGCCTTTAGGTGAGGAGGGACAGCAAAGGCTTTGGAAGGAGCAAACCGCAGATCCAGCTTTTCCCGAATCCGCCCAGTTCACCCAGCGCTGCTGGTGAAAGGGTTAAAGAGCCGAGGTCGGCCCCGCTCCCGGAGGGGGAAGATTTGTCAGTGGTGCATCTGACAGCGAAATTATTCTCCCATGAGCTAAAGGCAGCAATCAGCGCTCTGACAcacacttctgcttttcctcagttAGGTATTTGTTTGAAGTCTTCAGAGgaaacttctgattttttttttaaggacaaattttgtttaaaaacaaaagcaaggggaaaaaaactgaaattactgTAAATTGAGTCAATACgtcttcctccttcctcaaaACCTCAGCTACAAACCAATTTCGATTAAGATAAAGCCAAACAGTCTTCTGCCAGCGAACTCAGTCTTTTCTCAAGTCTCGTAAagaagttggaaaaaaaaaaagttggcaAAAAGTTACATCAAAAAAAACCGCCTTCGAGTTCTAgaagcaacaaaaaacccaaacaaacaaaggaaaagccCCGTGTTACTTTACACACACGTATATCAGGAAAGATTAAAATCAGTTCAAGGTCGTGGTTTCGATTAAAGCCATAACACAAGAGCACACGAGGGGGAACAGTGGCGTCCCCGGAGGAGTCTCACACCCCAGGGCAGTTTGTCCCCGCCGCCACCTTTAGAAAAATCCAGCGACAGAAAGTGGAATAAAAACTCCTCAGCCCTCCCGATCCCAAAGGATCGgtcttaataaaaataatagggCGTCACTTCACCGGTGCGTCATTAAACTTTTAACTATTGACAAGGGAAAGTAGAAGTGCGGTGCCACCTTACTGACCTTTTCTAATGACTGTCTGGTCATGCATTAGTAAGTGTTGGTCTTCCACAttctggaaagagaaaggggGAGAAAGTTTCGCACCTGGAAGAGCCGAGAGGGAAAAACCCACCCCCTCCCCGCGCACCCGCATCCTGAGGGGCAGAAAATTATGATTTCTCCGCACAGACGGGGATGGGATGTGCAGAAGGGGACGGGATGTGCAGAAGGGGACGGGGCATCACCGAGGGGGGGGTCCGGGTGCTCCTTACCTGCACCTCCTCCATCTGATGGGCCATATCGTGCAGGCCCAGGTTATCGGCCAGCGCCGAGGCGTCCAGCCCGTGCccgtggggcagcagcagctcggaGCGGCGGAAAGTCTCCCTGCGGCTGGCGGCAGAGCCGCTCTCCAGCGCCGAGAGGTGCGGCACCAGCCCGGGGCGGCCGTGCGGGGCCAGCGCCGCCGGCTCCTGGCTCTgccggtgggggggggggggggggggggggggggggggggggggggggggggggggggggggggggggggggggggggggggggggggggggggggggggggggggggggggggggggggggggggggggggggggggggggggggggggggggggggggggggggggggggggggggggggggggggggggggggggggggggggggggggggggggggggggggggggggggggggggggggggggggggggggggggggggggggggggggggggggggggggggggggggggggggggggggggggggggggggggggggggggggggggggggggggggggggggggggggggggggggggggggggggggggggggggggggggggggggggggggggggggggggggggggggggggcggcagaGGGTGGTGGcgctggggaaggagagaggagagcgAGAGCCGCCCCGCTCCTGCGAGCGGAGTTTGGCGTTTTTAAGGAACTCGGCGGAAGAAATCAGCCCCGCTCCCAGGGAAGAGGTTACAAACCAGTTCTCGCTGCTCTCCGCACCGCAACTACACCCGACCAACCCCTCTCCCGCTTGTGCGCGTCAGCAGAAACAtcattaaaatcagaaaaatacaaatcagaGAGGCAGCCGCGCTTCCGCAGCgctgcctgggggggggggggggggggggggggggggggggccgcgctTCCGCAGCGCTGCCTCTGCTGGGGAGGAGacggcggggccggggggctGCGGAGCCCTTGGAGCGATGGGGAACCCCGGTATTCGCATCCTTCCTCCCCCCGAGGGGCGCCCGGGCCGGGCTCCCGGCTCTGCCCGACGGGAGGGACCGCGCTGCTGCCTCCAGCCGCGCCACCGCTGCTTCTGCCCCGATCTCCAATCTCAGCACTCAAAGCTGAAATGTCTACATTGAGCTGATCCAGGGATTTGGCAGCTTCTGGCTTCACGGTCATTAAAATAACAGGGCTAGTTAATAAGAGGTGAATGGGGTCCCAATGGAGCGTGAAGAGGGGACTGCAGCTAATCTGTAGGAGCCGAGCAGGCGGAGCcgggggggcactggggacacagacGAGTTCGGAGAGATCAAAACCCGGGAGCACCTCGCGgcgggcaggagctgctcccggCGAGGATAAACGTGGGAAGGAATGGTTCTCCCTGCCCGGCTCAGCCCTGCTACCTGCCGGCCCCTGCGCATCCCGCCCGGTGCGGTGCGCTCCGGGATCCCCGCGGCTCCGGGATCCCCGCGGCTCCGGGATCCCCGCGGCTCCGGGATCCCCGCTCCCGCACGGCGCTGCTCCGTGCGGGATGCTAGCTCGCTTCTCCCGGCTGGGGCGCATTTAATTCGAGAGTTGGAAAGTATTcggtaaagaaaaaaatataaaaatacaaaaatataaaaatacgaaaatatgaaaatacaaaaatatgaaaaaatataaaaatacgAAAATAAAAATTCGCACCTCCGAAGGAAAAAGAACGAACGCAAAGCGGGCTCTTGGGGCAGGGAGAGCGGGCGCTCCCCGGCGCGGCCGGGCTGGCAGCAGCGCGGCCCGGGGGGCTGCGGACCCCACGCAGGACACCCCCGTCCCCTCCCCGCAGCCTCTCACCTCGCAGTCCTCTTCGTACTTGACATTATCTGCTAGTTTCCACAACATGGCGTCCAGCGTCCGGACCAGGTGCGCGGTGCTGCGGAGAGAACAGCTCGGCCCCCGCCACGGGCGGTAAATCCACGCCGGCGCTGGGGAAGAGCAGCGGCCCCCCGTTCGGAGCTCAGTTGGCAGGCATGAAGGCAGCTCACGGACTAACCCAACGCGCTTATGGTCActcgggttttttttttccctgcccagACGCCCTTAATGGCAATAGGATTATCCTAACTCCTCCCCAGGGATGGCTCGGGCGCCGCGGCCGGCAGCCACtcaggagggggggggggggggggggggggggggggggggggggcgccgcggCCGGCAGCCACTCAGGAGGGAGCGCGCAGCCCCAAGCcactccttccctccttccttccgCGGCCGCGCAGGGTGGGCGGGCAGCCCGGCCCGGACCCCCCCGAGCCCCCCTCGGGGTGCTGGGGATGCCCCAAGGGAAAGGGTCACGCGTGGGCATcccccctctgcagccagcttTCCCCCATTCCCCTCTGTCTGGGAGCAGTGCCGGGTGTTACCCGCTCCCCCACGCGTGGAAGGATTTTTCCAAACCCCCCACACTGCGCCGCCCCCACGCCTggcagttttggttttttttaggggggggggggggggggggggttttttttgggcgAAATAAACTCCGAAAAAAGTCCTCGTAGCAAAAGCGAGAAAGTCCGAGCGCTGCCGGggttttatttgcataattGTCAAGAGTTTGAATTACTGATTACAACTTGTAAGCTACCAATGTTTAAGGTATAATTTACTTAATGATCCGACAAGATTATTGCAGTGGTGTCGAACCCCCGGTAGGTAAAGCAGCCCTGATTCAGCGTCCCCGATCCGGGTTTCCGTGAATTGTGCGACTGGATCCTCGCATcggtttcttttcattttaattttttactttttttaacgAAAATCCCGTCTGTCTAATCTTTTCGCGCAAACTCGGGGCTGGGGAAGCAGGTGGGAGGTGAGACAGGCATTTTCGGACGCCGTGAGCACACTTTCATCTAAGCTTAGAAAATACTTCCCTGCCAAATTGCTACCTTTCTGCAGGCATTTGATCTATGCAGTTATGTGTGTCAGACAAAATGAACATCGTTTTCAAAAGCAACGACTTCTCCCAGTGTTTTAAGGTGCATCCGGATCGCTGCTCATTTACATGAGAGGAGCAAGTGTTTGTTTATTGTGGCAGAGACAAAAGCTGACCCTGGACGGTGCTGGCTGCGGAGATCTCGGCTATCAGCGCCCGGGGACGAGCGCCTCAGAGCTGCTATTAAAGGCCCCAGATAGACCCACGTCTCCAGATTAAACCAGTTCACACTTCGCTCacttcccccccccccgggggggggggggggggggggggggggggggggggggggggggggggggggggggggggggggggggggggggggggggggggggggggggggaaaaaaaaaaaaaatctaaacaccATAAACCCCTCCATCAGACTGAATGAATGATCTAAAAATAAACCCGAGGAGGACGGGGGTGCTGGAAGTAACTGTTGGAGGTGTTATCTGCCTTATCTACCGCGCAGGTGCTGATTTGCAGCAGTTGTGTTAAGCCCATCATCATCAGCGACTCCACATTATCATTTTTGGTGGagtctctatttttttttttttttttttaaaacagttgtGTTAAGCCCATCATCATCAGCGACTCCACATTATCATTTTTGGTGGagtctctatttttttttttttttttaacgacggtgtttttcttccagggatgtttctttgaaatgcagttCGCGACGATTATTAGCGAGTGTGCTTGCGCTGCTCCTGGCGTCATTAAGACTAGGAatctaaataataaaatacagggGGAGCCTAAAG of Ficedula albicollis isolate OC2 chromosome 20, FicAlb1.5, whole genome shotgun sequence contains these proteins:
- the TFAP2C gene encoding transcription factor AP-2 gamma codes for the protein MLRARLPTALLRSIGGTYVSRSRGPPRAPQEPSRPPAVPPGSGGPAPPAPAWIYRPWRGPSCSLRSTAHLVRTLDAMLWKLADNVKYEEDCEPHRQSQEPAALAPHGRPGLVPHLSALESGSAASRRETFRRSELLLPHGHGLDASALADNLGLHDMAHQMEEVQNVEDQHLLMHDQTVIRKGPISLTKNSALSLPCQKDGLIGVVINPNEVFCSVPGRLSLLSSTSKYKVTVAEVQRRLSPPECLNASLLGGVLRRAKSKNGGRSLREKLDKIGLNLPAGRRKAANVTLLTSLVEGEAVHLARDFGYVCETEFPSKAVAEYLTRPHMGRNEMANRKNMLLAAKQICKEFTDLLTQDRTPLGNTRPSPILDPGIQGCLTHFSLITHGFGSAAICAAMTSVQNYLNEALKIADKSYMNEQSPAESNKTLDKMDKHRK